The following coding sequences lie in one Arachis ipaensis cultivar K30076 chromosome B03, Araip1.1, whole genome shotgun sequence genomic window:
- the LOC107631096 gene encoding protein SCO1 homolog 2, mitochondrial, with translation MPVSRLVLFPSRRHALTALLPRFVPSVSYTKSTPHLKAKSNGRSVYPSGPPSQPSRSFATYALSAALLGFAGFAAFFHYNDERRAVPKGHQQADSRSRNIVNGPIIGGPFSLINTDKQTVTERNFLGNWVLLYFGYTSSPDIGPEQVLIMAKAIDILESKEHLKILPVFVTIDPQRDTPSQLHAYLKEFDSRIIGLTGPVTAIRQMAQEYRVYFKKVEDDGGDYLVDCSHSMYLLNPNMEVVRCFGVEYNAKELSEAISKELKRKPLTV, from the exons ATGCCCGTTTCAAGGTTGGTGCTGTTTCCCTCGAGGCGCCACGCTCTCACAGCTCTTCTTCCCAG GTTTGTTCCATCTGTGAGCTATACCAAGTCGACGCCACACTTGAAAGCGAAGTCCAATGGTCGTTCTGTATACCCTAGTGGACCGCCCTCCCAGCCTTCTCGCTCCTTCGCTACTTATGCTCTT TCAGCTGCTCTTCTAGGATTTGCTGGCTTTGCTGCTTTCTTTCATTACAACGATGAGAGGAGAGCTGTTCCCAAAG GTCATCAACAGGCTGATAGCCGCAGCAGAAATATTGTCAATGGACCCATAATTGGAGGTCCCTTTTCGCTTATTAATAcagacaaacaaacagttacagaaCGTAATTTTCTTGGGAATTGGGTTCTTCTCTACTTCGGTTATACCTCATCCCCTGATATTGGGCCAGAGCAAGTTTTGATCATGGCCAAGGCAATTGATATTTTAG AATCTAAAGAACATCTCAAGATTTTACCGGTATTTGTTACCATTGATCCTCAACGTGATACTCCCTCGCAGCTTCATGCATACCTTAAAG AGTTTGACTCTAGAATCATTGGATTAACTGGGCCTGTCACAGCTATTAGGCAGATGGCACAAGAATATcgtgtttattttaaaaaagttGAAGATGATGGTGGCGATTATCTTGTTGACTGTTCCCATAGCAT GTATTTGTTAAACCCCAACATGGAGGTTGTGAGATGCTTCGGAGTAGAGTATAATGCAAAGGAGTTGTCAGAAGCTATATCGAAAGAACTAAAGAGAAAACCCTTGACTGTATAA